Proteins co-encoded in one Medicago truncatula cultivar Jemalong A17 chromosome 8, MtrunA17r5.0-ANR, whole genome shotgun sequence genomic window:
- the LOC112417372 gene encoding uncharacterized protein translates to MGKPWLFIGSTLDIIGGIHPASSRDHHFILVGIDYFPKWIEAIPLPKVIQEIVISFIQNHILYRFEIPETITTDQGSVFIGQKMVDFTNQIGLKLLTSTLGGAIMMINGETQRIQR, encoded by the coding sequence ATGGGAAAACCTTGGCTGTTTATAGGTTCGACTTTGGATATAATTGGTGGAATTCATCCTGCTTCATCTAGAGATCATCACTTTATTCTAGTTGGAATAGATTATTTCCCTAAATGGATTGAAGCCATTCCTTTGCCTAAGGTCATCCAGGAGATTGtgattagttttattcaaaatcatattCTTTATAGATTTGAAATTCCTGAAACTATCACTACGGATCAAGGATCAGTCTTCATTGGTCAAAAAATGGTTGATTTCACCAACCAAATAGGTTTAAAGTTGCTCACTTCGACACTAGGAGGCGCTATAATGATGATAAATGGGGAAACGCAAAGGATTCAAAGATGA
- the LOC25502551 gene encoding uncharacterized protein, with protein sequence MGVTSMNLLVFVLFTFAFSEMQTFAGAKIDNVSCNFRKSPCFTKKIQCPAECPLKSPSDPNAKICSLDCASPVCKAQCKQSKPNCNGRGSACLDPRFVGADGIVFYFHGRSNEHFTLVSDPNVQINARFIGLRPEGRTRDYTWIQALGILFESHKFTVEATKAAIWKDEIDHLKFSYNGEELQIPQGYLSTWEIPEKKINVERTSNINSVVVNVQGVVEIYVNVVPVTKEDSRIHNYQIPDSDCFAHLEVQFKFYDLSSKVEGVLGRTYQPDFENPAKLGVAMPVVGGEDRYRTPSLLSADCGACLFASGEDSEKKNNVIEYGMMDCRSVANSGNGIVCKR encoded by the exons ATGGGTGTCACAAGCATGAATTTGTTAGTATTTGTCTTGTTTACGTTTGCATTCAGCGAAATGCAAACGTTTGCAGGAGCAAAAATTGACAATGTGAGCTGCAACTTTCGGAAGAGTCCATGCTTTACTAAGAAAATACAATGCCCTGCTGAATGCCCTCTTAAATCACCCTCTGATCCAAATGCCAAAATCTGCTCTCTTGACTGTGCTTCTCCTGTTTGCAAAGCTCAGTGCAAAC AAAGCAAACCAAACTGCAATGGCCGTGGATCAGCATGCTTGGATCCTCGCTTTGTTGGAGCAGATGGAATAGTTTTCTACTTTCATGGAAGATCCAATGAACATTTCACCTTAGTATCTGATCCAAATGTTCAAATCAATGCACGTTTCATTGGCCTAAGACCTGAAGGTAGAACAAGAGATTATACATGGATTCAAGCACTTGGAATTCTCTTTGAATCACACAAGTTCACTGTTGAAGCAACCAAAGCAGCAATATGGAAAGACGAAATCGACCATTTGAAATTCTCTTACAATGGAGAAGAGCTTCAAATTCCACAAGGTTACCTCTCTACATGGGAAATaccagaaaagaaaattaatgtaGAGAGAACATCAAACATTAACAGTGTTGTTGTTAATGTTCAAGGAGTTGTGGAGATATATGTGAATGTTGTGCCTGTCACTAAGGAAGATAGTAGAATCCACAACTATCAAATTCCTGATAGTGACTGTTTTGCTCATTTGGAGGTTCAGTTTAAATTCTATGATCTGTCTTCGAAAGTTGAAGGTGTTCTTGGAAGGACTTACCAGCCAGATTTTGAGAATCCGGCGAAGTTAGGTGTGGCGATGCCGGTGGTTGGAGGGGAAGATAGATATAGAACTCCATCTCTTCTTTCTGCTGATTGTGGTGCATGTTTATTTGCTTCTGGTGAAGATTCTGAAAAGAAGAACAATGTGATTGAATATGGTATGATGGATTGTAGAAGTGTTGCCAACAGTGGGAATGGTATAGTTTGTAAAAGATAA